From the genome of Sinanaerobacter sp. ZZT-01:
ATTATAACGTGAAACGGGATATAATAATTATATATTAAAAAATGGAGGCTGCTTTCGAAAAATTCGAACCAGCCTCCACTTTTTTATTCTTCCTCTATATTGTATTTCCTTTTATCGGTTCTTCCTTTTAACCAAAGCATAAAATAAAACGCTGAGATAAGCGGTGCATCATAAATAGCTTTCGTCCATAATAGATCGACTGGTATATCTACAAAATACAAGCCAATGCACATGCAGACAGGAATGATACTGTAAAAAATACAGATGCTAGATACGATCTTATTTCTCGAAAATCCTGACTCCAAAAACAATAGTCCGCCAAGCAATCCCCCTATCAGTAGCAAGGATACAATTGTAACAACCGCGGAAACAAATACTGTATAAGTATAGTTATCCCAAATATGGACCGCTACTTTTTTAATAAGAATTTGTTGAATTGCGTAAATCACATAAATCATTAGAGGCATGCATACTAGATAACTATACTTTTTTTTATTTTCCATACCACTCGATCCCCTTAATCTGCCCTTTCATTAAATACAGATTAAAATGAGATTGCTATCTCTATCGTTGTATTTAATAATCATGAAAAGCTTTAACTGATATGGTTACTATATCAACAATATAACGAATTTGTCAAATTAATTTTAATAATTAAATAATATTAATAATTTTTTTATAAACATTCTTCTGCTACTTTAGCAAGCTCACTTCGTTCGACCTCTTCCAGACAAATATGCCCTGTTATCGCATAAGGTTTCATTTTTTCTATGACATAAACAAGCCCATTTGATTTGGAATCGACAAGCGTATTGTCGATCTGATTATCGGAAGGATCTCCGATCATAACAAATTTTGCATCCTGACCAGCCCTTGTCAGCATCAATTTTGCAAGGTGCGGCGTCATTTCCTGCGCTTCATCAATGATTACCATTGCATTCGAAAGCGTTCTTCCTCTCATAAATGCAAATGTTTTCATTTCTATGATCCCTGCCTCTTTATACTGCTCTAAAAAGCTTTCTGCGGAAAAAACCGGTTTTTCACTATAGTCTCTTCTTTTTTTCGCATTTTTTTCCAACTTATCATTTTTAGCTGAAGCTTGCTTTTTTACACGTTCACTCATAAGACTTTCAATTGCATCCCCAAAAGAGTCCATAAATGGCTTTAGTTTTGCAGATTCTTTGCCCGGTAAATATCCAATAGAGTCCCCTGCCGATACAACAGGTTTTATTAAAATGATCTTATCATACACATTATTTTCAATGACTTTTTGCAGCGCTGCCGCTACTGAGAGAATTGATTTTCCGGTCCCTGCACCACCACTGAGTGTGACGAGAGGAATCGTATCATCCATGAGTAATTCAAAAGCCATTCTCTGTTCTCGATTTCTGGGAGTCAGTCCCCATGCTTTATCATTTGCATATTTTAAAGGCACGATCTTATTCCCATCATATTTCGCAAGTGTTTCATGTGAACTTCGGTCATTGCTTTTAATACAAAAAAATTCATTTGGATAGGCTTCTCCTGTCTTTTTATTTAGCTTTAGTCCCCCTTGATAAATTTTATCGATTTGGGTGGAAGATAAAGATACCTCTTTATAACCACGGAAAATATGCTCTACATCGATTTTATCACCTTGATAATCTTGAACTGCCAAACCCATGGCCTCTGCCTTGATTGCAACACAGATATCTTTTGTTACTAAAATCGTCTCCATATCTTCTGATTCATTTTTTATATTTATGGCAATCGTTAAAATCTTATTATCGTTTTTACTTAAATCCATCCCATCAGGAATAGCAACCGCATTCATATGATTTAATTCAACTCGTACTGTGCCTCCATTCGGCAATCTGATACCTCCATTTACATCACCGTACTGCCTTATATTATTAATCTCTCGAATTGCTTCTCTTGCCTGATACCCCAATATGCCTTCTTTTTTCTTTAAGCTATCCAATTCTTCTAAGCATATAATGGGGATAATGATATTATTGTCCTCAAAAGTATAAATACAGCCTGGAAAATGGATTAGGACATTGGTATCCAGAATATAATTTTTAATCAAGGGAATTCCTCCTTATTTTACCATTAAAGTTGCATCAGAAAAAACGATTACACTTGAAGCTATATTATAATATGACAGCTTCCATCGAAGAGCTACTTAAGACACTGAACCTTCTAGACAGCTACGAAACTAAAAAAGCATTGAGCAACGGCCTTTTTTCATTCCTAAGACTTCCTCTTTCTATTCTGCCTTAAGTATAAATACTCTTCTGTCACAACTTGTTTAAGAGGAAGTAAAGCTTATGTAAAATTTCATAGAGATTTTTTATCTATTTTTAACTCTCAACAGCGAATCACAAAAATTCAAAAAAGATAAAAATGCACCTCTTAAACAAGATGCATTTTCATTAAACAGAGTCTATATTTTGTTACGGTAATAAAGCTTCTTAAATCCGCTCTACATCAATCCCGGTTTTATGACCATTCAGATCATACTCGGTCAAAGCTTGATCTGCAGAAATCATTTTTTCCGCCAGAGTCTCCTTTTTAATATAATCTTCAAATTTTACAATTGCTTTGGATACTTCTTCATTCGCATGATAGAAGATATGGATATGATCCATCATCTCAAAGCCATTCTGCTTACGCATCTGCTGTACTTTAGAAATCAATTCTCTTGCCAATCCTTCATACATCAGTTCCTCTGTGATAGTCGTTTCTAAAATGACAAACACATTATTTTCCATCGCAGCTGTGAATCCTTCTTTTGCAGAAATCTTAACATCGATATATTCCTTGGTTATCGCAAAGACTTCCCCATCGATTTCCAAATCAAACGTTTCATTTTGTTCAAGATTTGAAACCAGCTCAGCGGCATTCTGTTTCATCAAGACACCAGCGAAGCTCTTAATTTTTCCGCCAAGCACAGGACCTGCCACCTTAAAGTTCGGCTTCAACGTGTAATTAATGAATTCGTCCAGTTTGCTTTCAAATACGACTTTTTTTACATTTAATTCTTCTTTAATCAAGTCTGTCATATCAGAAATCAATGCTTCATATTTTCCATCGATTAAAATTTCTTTCAGAGGCTGCCGCACCTTGATTCTTTCTTTTTCTCTAATTCCTCGTCCAAGCGCGACAATTGCACGAACTAAATCCATTCTTTCCTCTACCGTTTCGTCAATCAATTCTTCTTTTTCCTTTGGATAGAAAGAAAGGTGCACGGATTCCCCTCCAGTTAAATTCCCATAGATCTCATCTGTAATAAATGGTGCAAATGGCGCAGCCAGCTGTACGACACCCGTTAATATCTCATACGTTGTCAGGTAAACAGACTTTTTATCATCATTTAATTCCTCTGCATAGAAACGTCTTCGTGCTCTTCGGATATACCAATTCGATAAGTCTTCCGTCACAAATTCTTGAATCTTGCGCACTGCTTTCATATGATCATAGCGATCCATTTCAGAGATGGCTTCTTTTATGAGTTTATTATATTTCGATAAAATCCATCGATCAAGTTCCGGTCGTTTCTCATAATCCACAGATAGATCAGTCACGTTAATCTTGTCATTGTTGGAATACAATACAAAGAAATTATATACATTCTTTAGCGTACCGAAGAATTTACTCTGAATCTCAATCAATCCCTCTTCATCAAATTTAGTCGGAGACCATGCCGGTGACACATAAAGCAAATACCATCTTGTTGCATCCGCACCGTATTTATCAAATAATTGGAACGGGTCTACTGTATTACCCTTGCTCTTAGACATCTTCTTTCCGGTTTTATCTAAAATCAAATCATTTACAAGTACATTTTTATAAGGTGCCTTTCCTTTTATAAAGGTAGAAATCGCAAGCAACGAGTAGAACCACCCTCTCGTCTGGTCAATTCCCTCACAAATAAAATCAGCCGGAAAAAGTTTTTCATCGAACAGCTCTTTATTTTCAAATGGATAGTGTCTCTGTGCAAACGGCATTGCACCGCTGTCAAACCAGCAATCCATTACTTCCGGAATTCGACTCATTTTCTTTCCGCATTCCGGGCACTCGATATGAACCTCATCCACATAAGGACGATGCAATTCGATTGTGTCATCAATGTCCTCAATCGCCCGTTCCGCAAGCTCTGCTCTTGAACCTACTGATTCTAAATGGCCACATTCGCAACGCCAGATATTAATCGGCGTACCCCAATAACGGTTTCTAGATATCGCCCAGTCCTTGACTTCTGCAAGCCAGTTTCCAAATCGTCCTTCACCGACAAATTCCGGGAACCAATTCACTGTATTATTGTTTGCAACAAGCTGCTCTTTCAGCTTCGTCATTTCAATGTACCAGCTTGGCTTTGCGTAATAAATCAAAGGTGTGCTACAACGCCAGCAATGCGGATAATTGTGCTCTAGCTTTTCTTTTGTATAAATCTTATTTTCAGCAGCCAGCCACTTGATGATCTTGACCTCCAGCTCAGGCTCCATAACAAACATACCCTTCCAAGGCGTATCGGTATACTTTCCTTCTTCATCTACTGGATTCAAAACCGGCAGATCGTATCTTCTTCCCGTTTGGTAGTCATCTTCACCGAACGCAGGAGCTGTGTGCACGATTCCTGTGCCATCTTCAATGGTAACGTAATCTGCACAGGTGATAAAAAATGCCTTTTTGTCAGGAGTTATAAACGGCATCAGCTGCTCGTATTCCATATACTCCATGTCTTTTCCTTTCATTTCTGAAAGAATTTTATACTCAGCTTCCCCATCCTTGCTTTTTCCTAAAACCTTATCTGCTAAGGATTTTGCCACATAATAAATTTCCCCGTCCTTCTCTGCTTTGATGTAATCCACTGTCGGTCCAACCGTTAAGGCTACATTCGAAGCTAAAGTCCACGGTGTGGTTGTCCATGCAAGAAAATATTCATTTTCTGCATCCTTTCTCTTAAACTTTGCAGTGATGGTATTTACCTT
Proteins encoded in this window:
- a CDS encoding PhoH family protein, yielding MIKNYILDTNVLIHFPGCIYTFEDNNIIIPIICLEELDSLKKKEGILGYQAREAIREINNIRQYGDVNGGIRLPNGGTVRVELNHMNAVAIPDGMDLSKNDNKILTIAINIKNESEDMETILVTKDICVAIKAEAMGLAVQDYQGDKIDVEHIFRGYKEVSLSSTQIDKIYQGGLKLNKKTGEAYPNEFFCIKSNDRSSHETLAKYDGNKIVPLKYANDKAWGLTPRNREQRMAFELLMDDTIPLVTLSGGAGTGKSILSVAAALQKVIENNVYDKIILIKPVVSAGDSIGYLPGKESAKLKPFMDSFGDAIESLMSERVKKQASAKNDKLEKNAKKRRDYSEKPVFSAESFLEQYKEAGIIEMKTFAFMRGRTLSNAMVIIDEAQEMTPHLAKLMLTRAGQDAKFVMIGDPSDNQIDNTLVDSKSNGLVYVIEKMKPYAITGHICLEEVERSELAKVAEECL
- the ileS gene encoding isoleucine--tRNA ligase — encoded protein: MFKNLSEKPIAELQMEQADQWDKEKLLDKCVSTREGKPAFIFYEGPPTANGRPGIHHVIARTLKDSVCRHKTMQGYAVNRKAGWDTHGLPVEIEVEKQLQMNGKQDIEEYGIKEFNQKCKESVFTYEKQWREMTKRMGYLIDMDDPYITLDNDYIESGWWILKEFFKAGLIYEGHKILPYCPRCGTGLASHEVAQGYKEVKVNTITAKFKRKDAENEYFLAWTTTPWTLASNVALTVGPTVDYIKAEKDGEIYYVAKSLADKVLGKSKDGEAEYKILSEMKGKDMEYMEYEQLMPFITPDKKAFFITCADYVTIEDGTGIVHTAPAFGEDDYQTGRRYDLPVLNPVDEEGKYTDTPWKGMFVMEPELEVKIIKWLAAENKIYTKEKLEHNYPHCWRCSTPLIYYAKPSWYIEMTKLKEQLVANNNTVNWFPEFVGEGRFGNWLAEVKDWAISRNRYWGTPINIWRCECGHLESVGSRAELAERAIEDIDDTIELHRPYVDEVHIECPECGKKMSRIPEVMDCWFDSGAMPFAQRHYPFENKELFDEKLFPADFICEGIDQTRGWFYSLLAISTFIKGKAPYKNVLVNDLILDKTGKKMSKSKGNTVDPFQLFDKYGADATRWYLLYVSPAWSPTKFDEEGLIEIQSKFFGTLKNVYNFFVLYSNNDKINVTDLSVDYEKRPELDRWILSKYNKLIKEAISEMDRYDHMKAVRKIQEFVTEDLSNWYIRRARRRFYAEELNDDKKSVYLTTYEILTGVVQLAAPFAPFITDEIYGNLTGGESVHLSFYPKEKEELIDETVEERMDLVRAIVALGRGIREKERIKVRQPLKEILIDGKYEALISDMTDLIKEELNVKKVVFESKLDEFINYTLKPNFKVAGPVLGGKIKSFAGVLMKQNAAELVSNLEQNETFDLEIDGEVFAITKEYIDVKISAKEGFTAAMENNVFVILETTITEELMYEGLARELISKVQQMRKQNGFEMMDHIHIFYHANEEVSKAIVKFEDYIKKETLAEKMISADQALTEYDLNGHKTGIDVERI